One Dialister invisus DSM 15470 genomic region harbors:
- a CDS encoding ABC transporter substrate-binding protein, whose protein sequence is MRRIGLFLCGLIFLFLTGICTGCGHKTETGEQEIVLAAARDLVQGEKDPYYATIILKTWEPLVGISDDGHEMPVLAESWESNADKTEWIFHLKEGVRFHDGELFNAAATLENFRRYRNMGYRPSTFYGFLADRIYPGLLRAEADDENTLHLYFEKPVPMLIYRMAGWGSAMFSPRCFDSATGDWTGMAKGTGPFMIKERVPDAYAVIERFDGYHGEKAKAKRIRIRTITSSDARYSAMKSGEIQGVLDLGGLAPIMAEELERDGRFTVNATHSTISHYLTLNGGRFPFSDVRMRKAVNLAVDREKIVKYYFRGFGTPTMSFLNSTNPFGRVEKPVFDPVKAKELAKEVLGDKRQTVKFLLPQYGMARYPYKTISEFIQAELKPLGLDAEIVMVDGMTSRKMMAKGDYDLSIGTRGLGNLDPTSLLFEYFNSKGATNKASCISYNNPKVDACFEALKTVYDLDERRTVYTEILDELLADPAVVPLLEDQNIAVCSHELGGYKAAVYGITLDKVYWRKGAGKE, encoded by the coding sequence TTGAGAAGGATAGGGCTCTTCCTGTGCGGATTGATTTTCTTATTTCTGACAGGAATATGTACGGGATGCGGGCATAAAACAGAAACAGGGGAGCAGGAAATCGTCCTTGCCGCGGCGCGCGATCTGGTGCAGGGGGAAAAAGATCCGTACTATGCCACCATTATATTGAAAACATGGGAACCTCTCGTGGGCATTTCCGATGACGGCCATGAAATGCCTGTTCTTGCGGAGAGCTGGGAAAGCAATGCGGATAAGACGGAATGGATATTTCATTTAAAAGAAGGTGTCCGTTTTCATGACGGCGAGCTGTTCAATGCTGCGGCAACTCTGGAAAATTTCCGCCGATACCGGAATATGGGATACCGTCCGTCTACATTTTACGGCTTTTTGGCAGACCGTATTTATCCCGGGCTTCTTCGGGCGGAAGCGGATGATGAAAACACGCTTCATCTGTATTTTGAAAAGCCGGTACCCATGCTCATTTACCGCATGGCGGGCTGGGGAAGCGCCATGTTCAGCCCCCGGTGTTTTGATTCCGCCACAGGGGACTGGACGGGTATGGCAAAAGGGACGGGCCCCTTTATGATCAAGGAGCGGGTGCCTGACGCCTACGCCGTGATTGAGCGTTTTGACGGGTACCACGGAGAAAAGGCAAAAGCAAAACGAATCAGGATCCGGACCATCACGTCGTCTGATGCCCGGTACTCGGCGATGAAGTCGGGGGAAATACAGGGCGTTTTGGATCTGGGCGGACTTGCGCCTATTATGGCAGAAGAATTGGAGCGTGACGGGCGTTTTACCGTGAACGCCACCCATTCCACGATTTCCCATTACCTCACTTTGAATGGAGGACGTTTTCCCTTCAGCGATGTGCGTATGAGAAAAGCAGTTAATCTGGCGGTGGATCGGGAAAAAATCGTGAAATATTATTTTCGCGGATTCGGCACGCCTACCATGAGTTTTCTGAACAGCACCAATCCTTTCGGCCGTGTGGAGAAGCCTGTCTTTGATCCCGTAAAAGCAAAGGAATTGGCAAAAGAAGTGCTGGGGGATAAAAGACAGACGGTCAAATTCCTTCTGCCCCAGTACGGAATGGCGCGGTATCCTTACAAGACGATTTCCGAATTTATCCAGGCGGAGCTGAAACCTTTGGGGCTGGATGCAGAGATTGTCATGGTGGATGGGATGACTTCACGGAAAATGATGGCTAAAGGGGACTACGATCTGTCTATCGGTACGAGGGGACTTGGCAACCTGGATCCCACATCGCTCCTTTTTGAATATTTCAATTCAAAGGGCGCTACGAATAAAGCAAGCTGCATCAGTTACAACAATCCGAAAGTGGATGCCTGTTTTGAAGCATTAAAGACGGTCTATGATTTGGATGAGCGGCGGACTGTCTATACGGAAATACTTGATGAGCTTCTGGCTGATCCGGCAGTAGTTCCTCTTTTGGAAGATCAAAATATAGCGGTCTGCAGCCATGAGCTTGGCGGCTACAAGGCAGCCGTTTATGGAATTACATTGGATAAAGTCTATTGGCGGAAAGGAGCAGGGAAAGAATGA
- a CDS encoding TonB-dependent receptor — protein MRKKLLAAAVMGAVGAAAGICTAGAADAAYVLDEVVVIGNRDEERDVLPGNFVYTKSQTSFLAGKDTMDVPFSQMHFTEKSMDTFTGPDKPMDALLANSPSVRQSGSILHGDFFFRGFRTNGTNFYVNNVPGVFTQFNTPLYPIESLELISGPNVGIYGTGVQYETTNPGGIVSVKSKVAPDKGVFDYTQTISGRGLFGEYLDWGQRFGDKKEWGVRIMTENLNGRTSVKGTKINGQGIFANIDRTTERSKDNLFIGYRNMDIQRGLRWFILSSDVNKLPAVPSGKNDYGFDGMIKATHGWLAVYNHDQKFNDHWDGFFNFGMQRNDLDKNVMANGGSGYTLHNDGTLDVKAKPGSTPQEYYYWQVGTTAHYNTGAVKHDITLSYNQAWRNRKSAYNNGPLLKIGTGDLYTGIHQTLAAPTKFDTRWNNKTRVKSYSLVDYMTYNKWDIILGIHKHEAESRVYKWKNDNTLNYIERIKTDDTSPTYGIIYRPNSHMSVYASHSENFDAGSGVNTTFENFGDILPPLKTKQNEIGVKYKRNNLLYTLAYYDIKQDNLISVYKDGYVKPFQSKDGQARHKGLEFSINGRLADKWNILGGFSHMSAKQEKTTKGALDGIRVNGTSEWTAVLGLEYNPNEAWSILGRAIYTGKTPVMNEKIWAPGYTIFDLGVTHKTHFGKIPAELSLMVNNVFDKDYWQVSRGNQVYLSLPRTFSFTAKLHF, from the coding sequence ATGAGAAAGAAATTATTGGCTGCTGCCGTCATGGGTGCGGTCGGAGCGGCTGCAGGTATCTGCACGGCGGGCGCGGCGGATGCCGCTTACGTTCTTGATGAGGTGGTTGTCATCGGGAACCGTGATGAAGAGCGCGATGTTTTGCCGGGCAATTTTGTTTACACGAAATCCCAGACAAGTTTTCTGGCAGGGAAGGATACGATGGATGTTCCTTTTTCCCAGATGCATTTCACGGAAAAGTCGATGGACACCTTTACGGGGCCTGATAAGCCGATGGATGCGCTTTTGGCGAACTCGCCGTCTGTGCGCCAGTCCGGATCTATTCTTCATGGTGATTTCTTTTTCCGCGGATTCCGTACAAACGGAACCAACTTTTATGTGAATAACGTTCCCGGCGTGTTCACCCAGTTTAATACGCCGCTCTATCCCATCGAATCTTTGGAATTGATTTCCGGACCGAATGTAGGGATTTACGGCACCGGTGTCCAGTATGAAACAACGAATCCCGGCGGCATCGTCAGTGTGAAATCAAAAGTCGCTCCCGATAAGGGTGTTTTTGACTATACCCAGACGATTTCCGGCCGCGGGCTTTTTGGTGAATATCTTGACTGGGGACAGCGTTTTGGCGATAAGAAGGAATGGGGTGTCCGCATTATGACGGAAAATCTCAACGGCCGTACATCCGTCAAAGGTACGAAGATTAACGGACAGGGCATTTTTGCCAATATCGACCGGACTACGGAAAGATCAAAAGACAATTTATTTATCGGATACAGAAATATGGATATCCAGCGCGGTCTTCGGTGGTTTATCCTGAGCAGCGATGTTAATAAACTGCCCGCCGTTCCTTCCGGAAAGAATGACTACGGGTTTGACGGGATGATAAAGGCGACCCACGGCTGGCTTGCCGTTTACAACCATGATCAGAAATTTAATGACCATTGGGACGGCTTTTTCAACTTCGGCATGCAGAGGAACGATTTGGATAAAAATGTCATGGCGAACGGAGGCAGCGGATATACACTCCACAATGACGGCACGCTTGACGTAAAAGCAAAACCGGGTTCCACGCCGCAGGAATATTACTATTGGCAGGTAGGTACCACGGCGCACTATAATACGGGCGCTGTGAAGCATGATATCACGCTTTCTTACAATCAGGCATGGAGAAACAGAAAGAGCGCGTATAATAACGGACCGCTTCTTAAGATCGGTACCGGGGATTTGTACACGGGCATCCATCAGACACTGGCGGCGCCTACGAAATTTGATACCCGCTGGAATAATAAAACAAGAGTGAAGAGTTATTCTCTTGTTGATTACATGACTTACAACAAATGGGATATTATCCTCGGCATCCACAAGCATGAAGCGGAATCAAGAGTCTATAAATGGAAGAATGACAATACATTGAACTATATTGAGCGTATAAAGACTGATGACACGAGTCCGACATACGGTATCATTTACCGTCCCAACAGCCATATGTCCGTTTATGCCAGCCATTCGGAAAACTTCGACGCAGGCAGCGGCGTAAATACGACTTTTGAAAATTTCGGCGATATTCTTCCGCCTTTGAAGACGAAGCAGAATGAAATCGGTGTCAAGTATAAAAGAAATAATTTACTCTACACCCTGGCCTACTATGACATCAAGCAGGACAACCTGATCAGCGTCTACAAAGACGGCTATGTAAAACCTTTCCAGTCGAAAGACGGGCAGGCCCGCCATAAAGGCCTGGAATTTTCCATCAACGGCAGACTGGCCGACAAGTGGAATATTTTGGGCGGCTTCTCCCATATGTCGGCGAAACAGGAAAAGACGACTAAAGGAGCGCTTGACGGAATCCGTGTCAACGGAACTTCCGAATGGACTGCCGTCCTCGGACTGGAATACAATCCGAATGAAGCGTGGAGCATCCTGGGACGCGCGATCTATACGGGCAAAACTCCGGTCATGAATGAAAAAATCTGGGCACCGGGATACACCATTTTCGATCTGGGTGTGACCCATAAAACACATTTTGGGAAAATCCCTGCGGAATTGTCCCTGATGGTAAATAATGTTTTTGATAAAGACTACTGGCAGGTATCCAGAGGCAACCAGGTATATCTCTCCCTGCCGCGGACATTCAGCTTTACGGCGAAGCTGCATTTTTAA
- the bioB gene encoding biotin synthase BioB: MESACQEIIRLAEKVIDGGQITPEEAGRLIRTKDGDTMLLLAMADKIRQKFGGSSVDFCAIINARSGHCQEDCKFCAQSGWYRTGAKVYRLLPEEQIIEAAKKAKAAGAVRFSIVTSGRNQDNPNEFEEIIAIVKRIRKEVGIEVCCSLGLISSEQALRLKEAGITRIHCNIETSPSYFPEICTTHTMEDKEDIISTAQKAGIRVCSGGIIGLGESLDQRVEMAFKLKEMHIDSVPLNILNPVKGTPFYDNKRPSALEILRTFAMFRFVLPKALIRTAGGREVNLRSLQAHALSGGLNGIMVGGYLTTGGRDPKEDLVMTADLGRSRTSPQL, translated from the coding sequence ATGGAAAGTGCTTGTCAGGAAATTATCCGCTTGGCGGAAAAGGTCATAGATGGCGGACAGATCACGCCGGAAGAGGCAGGGAGGCTCATTCGTACAAAAGATGGAGACACCATGCTGCTTCTTGCCATGGCGGATAAAATCCGTCAAAAATTCGGCGGCAGCTCCGTGGATTTCTGCGCCATCATCAATGCGAGAAGCGGGCACTGCCAGGAAGACTGCAAGTTCTGCGCCCAGTCCGGCTGGTACAGGACAGGTGCCAAGGTATACCGCCTGCTGCCGGAAGAACAGATTATTGAAGCGGCAAAGAAAGCAAAAGCGGCAGGCGCCGTCCGGTTCTCCATTGTTACCAGCGGCCGTAATCAGGACAATCCCAATGAGTTTGAAGAAATTATTGCAATCGTGAAGCGTATCCGTAAGGAAGTAGGTATCGAAGTCTGCTGCTCCCTGGGGCTTATTTCTTCTGAGCAGGCGCTCCGGCTGAAGGAAGCGGGCATTACCCGCATTCATTGCAATATCGAAACGTCTCCGTCCTATTTTCCGGAAATCTGTACTACCCATACCATGGAAGACAAGGAAGATATCATCAGCACGGCGCAGAAGGCAGGGATCCGTGTCTGCTCCGGCGGCATTATCGGGCTTGGCGAATCTTTGGACCAGCGCGTGGAAATGGCGTTTAAGCTGAAAGAAATGCACATTGATTCCGTACCGCTGAATATCTTGAATCCTGTAAAAGGAACGCCTTTTTATGATAATAAACGTCCGTCCGCTTTGGAAATCCTCCGCACTTTTGCCATGTTCCGCTTTGTTCTTCCGAAAGCCCTCATCCGTACGGCAGGCGGTCGTGAAGTCAATCTGAGAAGCCTGCAGGCCCACGCGCTTTCCGGCGGCCTTAACGGTATCATGGTGGGCGGCTATCTTACCACCGGCGGCAGAGATCCGAAAGAGGATCTGGTCATGACGGCGGATCTGGGACGGAGCAGGACGTCCCCGCAGCTGTAA
- a CDS encoding GrpB family protein — MNKGYTEKGFAEKVYHLHIRLPCDHDELYFLSYLQAHPAVAKEYETLKLHLWKGYPHDRDGYTEAKTDFVRTYTEWAKREYGNRWEW, encoded by the coding sequence ATGAATAAAGGGTACACGGAAAAGGGATTTGCGGAGAAGGTATATCATCTGCATATCCGGCTGCCCTGCGATCATGATGAATTGTATTTTCTCTCTTATCTGCAGGCGCATCCTGCTGTTGCGAAAGAGTATGAAACATTGAAACTGCATTTATGGAAAGGGTATCCTCATGACAGGGATGGATACACGGAGGCAAAGACAGATTTCGTCAGGACATATACGGAATGGGCAAAAAGAGAATACGGGAACCGGTGGGAATGGTAA
- a CDS encoding IS256-like element ISDin1 family transposase — protein sequence MKQVRCLYCGFFCSKYGKTRTGRQRWYCKECHSVFVNPINKTVHDFKHFIQWLFGKDVQKSMPGNGRGFRRKTSKFWEIWPMQPKIESPMNVIYVDGIYLGRKACILICCNERYVLGWYLCRYENSRAWEALMQRIAAPAMVVSDGGHGFRKALKRVWPKAKLQHCTFHAFIQVKRYTTGSPKTIAGIEMYMIAKDLLMIKDMEQAGHWATRLINWRIKHKTFLSEMTQDEKGKLRPMHERLLKAERSLVRLVRQNTLFTYLDESLSCGEELPSTNNRIEGGINAQLRTMLRNHRGMSIERRIKAVFWWCYFHTPKPLSASEILKIMPTDRSISKLYKAMNERSQLEDSIPTWGDAIVWSELHKSDSFPACFWD from the coding sequence ATGAAACAAGTTAGGTGTTTATATTGCGGTTTCTTTTGCTCAAAATATGGTAAAACTCGTACAGGAAGGCAACGGTGGTACTGCAAAGAATGTCATTCTGTCTTTGTGAATCCGATTAATAAGACGGTTCATGATTTTAAGCACTTTATTCAGTGGTTGTTTGGTAAGGATGTGCAAAAATCCATGCCTGGCAACGGTCGTGGTTTTCGAAGGAAAACCTCTAAATTTTGGGAAATATGGCCTATGCAGCCTAAAATTGAGAGTCCGATGAATGTCATATATGTGGATGGGATTTATTTAGGAAGAAAAGCATGTATCCTTATTTGTTGTAATGAAAGATATGTGCTTGGATGGTATTTGTGCCGCTATGAGAATTCCAGAGCCTGGGAAGCATTGATGCAGAGAATTGCGGCTCCCGCTATGGTCGTTTCTGATGGAGGCCACGGCTTCCGGAAAGCACTAAAAAGAGTCTGGCCCAAGGCTAAGTTGCAGCATTGTACTTTCCATGCATTCATCCAGGTAAAGAGATATACAACCGGTAGTCCTAAAACCATTGCCGGCATTGAGATGTACATGATAGCAAAGGATTTGCTGATGATAAAAGACATGGAGCAAGCAGGTCATTGGGCAACCCGATTGATAAACTGGAGAATAAAGCATAAGACCTTTCTTAGTGAAATGACACAAGATGAAAAAGGCAAACTTCGCCCTATGCATGAACGTTTACTAAAGGCCGAGCGGTCACTGGTCAGATTAGTACGGCAAAACACATTATTTACCTATTTGGATGAATCGTTATCTTGTGGAGAAGAACTACCATCGACAAATAACCGTATAGAAGGCGGAATAAATGCACAATTAAGAACGATGCTTAGAAACCATCGGGGGATGTCCATTGAAAGACGCATAAAAGCGGTTTTCTGGTGGTGTTACTTCCACACACCGAAACCGCTTTCTGCATCTGAAATCCTAAAGATAATGCCCACTGACAGAAGCATTTCTAAACTGTATAAAGCGATGAATGAACGATCCCAATTAGAGGATTCAATTCCCACATGGGGAGATGCTATTGTGTGGTCAGAATTACATAAATCCGATTCATTTCCTGCTTGTTTTTGGGATTAA
- a CDS encoding GrpB family protein has translation MAVYNKLEENGGRNIWGKDWKTGVWKNCGSCFPYFLCRIKKWAGWYREEKGRLEVLLGAGRIKRVSHIGSTAVSGIWAKNIIDILLEVPDKKRMAEVREILKNNGWLCMNTSKNRISGYRTFCVDFNTDEVRHCLASSVFYPFPKKIKGGQNELVKNPKMIAMTALIRVISF, from the coding sequence ATGGCTGTTTATAATAAGCTGGAGGAAAATGGAGGGAGGAATATATGGGGAAAAGACTGGAAGACAGGGGTTTGGAAGAATTGTGGCAGCTGTTTCCCATATTTCTTGTGCCGCATAAAAAAATGGGCAGGTTGGTACAGGGAAGAAAAAGGTCGTTTGGAAGTTCTGCTGGGCGCAGGGCGGATAAAGCGCGTCAGCCATATCGGAAGTACGGCTGTTTCCGGTATCTGGGCCAAAAATATCATAGATATCCTGTTAGAAGTACCGGATAAAAAAAGAATGGCAGAGGTACGAGAAATTTTGAAAAATAACGGCTGGCTCTGCATGAACACTTCAAAGAACCGTATTTCGGGTTATAGGACATTTTGTGTTGATTTTAATACCGATGAAGTTAGACATTGTCTGGCTTCATCGGTATTTTATCCTTTTCCTAAGAAGATAAAGGGTGGACAAAATGAGTTGGTAAAAAATCCGAAAATGATTGCTATGACTGCTTTAATTAGGGTTATATCTTTTTAA
- a CDS encoding Hsp20/alpha crystallin family protein, producing the protein MRGLLPFDGFFGDTALDHFFSDAPAVYKDYVSVPKVDIEDKKDFYEITCDMPGFTKDQIRISYENGILSLSAQKEEQTEEKDDDRHYIRRERSSSVFRRQFNVKGIKEDGIKAGLKDGILTITLPKLPQEIEKAPHRIQID; encoded by the coding sequence ATGCGTGGTTTACTTCCTTTTGATGGTTTTTTCGGTGATACGGCGCTGGATCATTTCTTCAGTGATGCTCCGGCTGTATACAAAGACTATGTGTCTGTACCCAAGGTGGATATTGAGGATAAAAAAGATTTCTATGAAATTACCTGTGATATGCCCGGGTTTACCAAGGATCAGATCCGTATTTCTTATGAAAACGGAATTTTGTCCCTGTCCGCTCAGAAAGAGGAACAGACGGAGGAAAAAGATGATGACCGTCATTACATCCGCCGTGAACGTTCCAGTTCTGTCTTCCGCCGCCAGTTCAATGTGAAAGGGATCAAAGAAGACGGCATCAAGGCAGGCTTGAAAGACGGGATTCTGACGATTACACTGCCGAAACTCCCGCAGGAAATTGAAAAAGCACCCCATCGTATCCAGATTGACTGA
- a CDS encoding DUF6125 family protein: protein MNEKTMETITVEKRAAHIIDMCHRMTVHHTLWFREVEHQLGFEKALNVMDYAWKQTRKAAVRRLAAQFHFPEQEGCPAFLIRLPKEEQLSLLDTIAKSWLAQDGFWFQGVEFSYGINDAKRCNDSTWARFSPFEAHSIKKLLGMEEHPGLEGLAQALNFRMYSRLNRQSSRFEDGSLIFTMDNCRVQSARMRKNLPDYPCKSAGLVEYAHFAEGIDDRIQTECIGCPPDAHPESWFCAWKFTLK from the coding sequence ATGAATGAAAAAACAATGGAAACAATAACGGTGGAAAAGCGGGCGGCACATATTATAGACATGTGCCACCGCATGACGGTCCATCACACCCTTTGGTTCCGTGAAGTAGAGCACCAGCTCGGTTTTGAAAAGGCGCTCAATGTCATGGACTACGCCTGGAAGCAGACACGAAAGGCGGCAGTTCGTCGTTTGGCGGCGCAATTTCATTTCCCTGAACAAGAGGGTTGTCCCGCTTTCCTCATCCGCCTTCCCAAAGAAGAGCAGCTTTCTCTTCTGGACACCATCGCAAAAAGCTGGCTTGCCCAGGACGGCTTCTGGTTTCAGGGAGTGGAGTTTTCCTACGGCATCAATGATGCGAAACGGTGCAACGATTCTACATGGGCCCGGTTCTCTCCCTTTGAAGCGCACTCCATTAAAAAACTTCTTGGCATGGAAGAGCATCCCGGGCTGGAAGGATTGGCGCAGGCTTTAAACTTCCGTATGTACAGCCGTCTGAACAGACAGTCCTCCCGCTTTGAAGACGGTTCTCTCATCTTCACAATGGATAACTGCCGTGTCCAATCGGCACGGATGCGGAAAAATTTACCCGACTATCCCTGCAAAAGCGCCGGTCTTGTAGAATACGCCCACTTTGCCGAAGGTATAGACGACCGCATACAGACAGAATGCATAGGCTGTCCCCCTGACGCCCACCCGGAAAGCTGGTTCTGTGCCTGGAAATTCACACTCAAATGA
- the ileS gene encoding isoleucine--tRNA ligase, with protein MDYSKTLRLPQTEFPMRGNLPQKEPQFVELWQDKDLYNKRIEKRKKEGAPRFVLHDGPPYANGKIHIGHALNKTLKDIIVRYKYMAGYMANYIPGWDTHGLPIEYAVLKDSGEDRANMSVLELRRKCLEYAKKWIEIQKTDFIRMGVIGDFDNRYVTFDPHLEAKEIEVFGEMARKGYIYKGKKAVYWCSHCETALAEAEIEYKDRKSPSIYVKFPAKNIKGLGPEGVDQSKLFAVIWTTTPWTIPANQYISVNPKFTYVWVHNLDADEYYLMNKELAPAALADCKIENYEFAGREMTGAEWELAEFMHPWASYNRTVYVLEGNHVTLDAGTGCVHTAPGHGVDDFEVYKKYENEGKLKQEVICPVDNKGRMTAEAGSFLEGKTVWEAEGPSISALAHEGMLLGKKSLHHQYAHCWRCKNPVIYRATEQWFASINDFREDALKAVDETRFIPSWGHDRLYNMIRDRQDWCISRQRSWGVPIPAFYCDGCGNYVITPETIESVKEIVEKEGTDAWWAHPAEELLPKDFKCPHCGGSRFHQEKDIMDVWFDSGSTWNGVLKDPHPVWKETGAAYPCDLYLEGSDQHRGWFHSSLLTSVAVNGCAPYKAVLTHGFTMDGEGRKMSKSVGNVVAPQDIIDKYGADVMRLWISSVDYQGDVRLSDKIVKSMSDVYRKIRNTFRYLLGNLYDFDPKTDSVAYGDMEELDRWALLRLEQVKRTVLKAYEDYEFHVMYHAVHNFCTVDLSSIYLDILKDRLYTEKDDSLLRRSAQTAMYEILTSLVRLVAPVICFTAEEVWQALPNREEREWSVHMADMPAENDRYMDKVLEEKWKKRLALRSVVTKALEEARQAKVIGHPLDAEITIYADGEHLETLKAMEKELADFCLVSQAKISGDLSAAPENAFASEDGTVKVSIAVCTLEKCERCWKRTPDVNSDPKHEHVCARCAKVLTEMGE; from the coding sequence ATGGATTACAGCAAGACGCTGCGCCTGCCGCAGACAGAATTCCCCATGCGCGGAAATCTTCCGCAGAAGGAACCGCAGTTTGTGGAACTTTGGCAAGATAAGGATTTATACAACAAGAGAATAGAGAAAAGAAAGAAAGAAGGCGCCCCCCGCTTCGTGCTCCATGACGGACCTCCTTATGCGAACGGCAAGATCCACATCGGCCACGCTCTGAATAAGACACTGAAGGATATTATTGTCCGCTACAAGTACATGGCGGGGTACATGGCAAATTATATTCCTGGCTGGGATACCCACGGCCTTCCGATTGAATATGCCGTACTGAAAGATTCGGGAGAGGATCGGGCGAATATGTCCGTTCTTGAACTGCGCCGCAAATGTCTGGAATACGCGAAAAAGTGGATTGAAATCCAGAAGACTGATTTTATCCGTATGGGCGTTATCGGCGATTTTGATAACCGTTACGTTACTTTTGATCCGCATCTGGAAGCCAAGGAAATAGAAGTTTTTGGCGAAATGGCAAGAAAAGGATACATCTATAAAGGAAAGAAAGCCGTTTACTGGTGTTCCCACTGTGAAACGGCGCTGGCGGAAGCGGAAATTGAGTATAAGGACCGCAAGTCCCCGTCTATTTATGTGAAGTTCCCTGCGAAAAATATCAAAGGACTCGGACCGGAGGGCGTAGATCAATCCAAGCTTTTTGCCGTCATCTGGACAACCACGCCTTGGACCATTCCTGCCAACCAGTATATTTCCGTCAACCCGAAGTTCACCTATGTATGGGTGCATAATCTGGATGCCGACGAGTACTATCTGATGAATAAGGAGCTGGCACCGGCAGCTTTGGCGGACTGCAAGATTGAAAATTACGAGTTTGCCGGCCGCGAAATGACAGGCGCCGAATGGGAGTTGGCCGAATTTATGCACCCTTGGGCATCTTATAACCGAACCGTGTATGTTCTTGAGGGCAACCATGTCACGCTGGATGCCGGTACAGGCTGTGTACATACTGCCCCGGGCCACGGCGTGGATGACTTTGAAGTATATAAGAAATATGAAAATGAAGGAAAACTGAAGCAGGAAGTCATCTGTCCTGTGGACAATAAAGGCCGTATGACGGCAGAAGCCGGATCCTTTCTGGAAGGGAAGACTGTATGGGAAGCGGAAGGACCGAGTATTTCCGCGCTTGCCCACGAAGGCATGCTTCTTGGCAAAAAGTCCCTCCACCACCAGTATGCCCATTGCTGGCGCTGCAAGAATCCCGTCATTTACCGTGCGACAGAGCAGTGGTTTGCTTCCATCAATGATTTTCGCGAAGATGCATTGAAAGCGGTCGACGAGACACGGTTTATCCCTTCCTGGGGGCATGACCGCCTGTATAATATGATTCGTGACCGCCAGGACTGGTGTATTTCCCGCCAGCGCTCCTGGGGTGTTCCGATTCCTGCTTTCTACTGCGACGGCTGCGGCAATTATGTGATCACGCCCGAAACGATTGAAAGCGTGAAAGAAATCGTGGAAAAAGAGGGTACCGACGCATGGTGGGCACATCCGGCGGAAGAACTTTTGCCGAAGGATTTCAAATGCCCCCACTGCGGCGGCAGCCGTTTCCACCAGGAAAAAGACATCATGGACGTATGGTTTGATTCCGGCTCCACATGGAACGGTGTTCTAAAAGACCCTCATCCGGTGTGGAAAGAGACCGGCGCGGCGTATCCCTGCGATTTGTATCTGGAAGGTTCCGACCAGCACCGCGGCTGGTTCCACAGCTCTCTTCTGACCAGTGTGGCAGTCAATGGCTGCGCGCCGTATAAGGCTGTTCTGACCCATGGTTTTACCATGGACGGAGAGGGACGGAAGATGTCCAAATCGGTAGGAAACGTAGTCGCGCCCCAGGACATTATTGATAAGTACGGCGCTGACGTGATGCGTTTGTGGATTTCTTCCGTCGATTACCAGGGAGACGTCCGCCTTTCCGATAAGATTGTGAAATCCATGAGCGATGTATACAGAAAGATCAGAAATACGTTCCGCTACCTTCTGGGGAATCTTTATGATTTCGATCCGAAGACCGACAGCGTGGCTTATGGGGATATGGAAGAATTGGATCGCTGGGCGCTGCTTCGTCTGGAACAGGTAAAGCGTACCGTTCTTAAAGCCTATGAGGATTATGAATTCCACGTCATGTACCATGCCGTCCATAATTTCTGTACTGTGGACCTGTCATCCATTTACCTGGATATACTGAAAGACCGTCTCTATACAGAAAAAGATGATTCCCTCCTGAGAAGAAGCGCGCAGACTGCCATGTATGAAATCCTTACCTCTCTCGTAAGGCTGGTAGCCCCCGTTATTTGCTTTACTGCCGAAGAAGTATGGCAGGCACTCCCGAATCGGGAAGAAAGAGAATGGTCTGTCCATATGGCGGATATGCCGGCGGAAAACGACAGATACATGGATAAAGTATTGGAAGAAAAGTGGAAGAAGCGCCTTGCTCTCCGCAGCGTTGTGACAAAAGCGCTGGAAGAAGCCCGCCAGGCGAAAGTCATCGGCCACCCTCTGGACGCGGAAATTACTATTTACGCAGATGGTGAACATTTGGAAACACTGAAAGCCATGGAAAAAGAACTGGCGGATTTCTGCCTTGTTTCCCAGGCGAAGATTTCCGGCGATCTGTCTGCCGCTCCTGAGAATGCCTTCGCTTCTGAAGACGGAACGGTGAAAGTTTCTATCGCCGTCTGCACTCTTGAAAAGTGTGAACGCTGCTGGAAACGCACTCCTGATGTAAACTCCGATCCGAAACATGAACACGTCTGCGCAAGATGCGCTAAAGTCCTTACGGAGATGGGAGAATAA